The Bosea beijingensis genome contains the following window.
GATAGGGCGCGAAGGCGTTGTTGACGACGACGTCGAGCCGGCCGACCTCCTCGGCGATGCGCGTCGCCATGGCGGCGGCGGCCTCGGGCGAGGTGACATCGGCCGCGATGGCGATTGCCTCGCCGCCGAGCGCGCGGCATTCCGCGGCGACGGCCTCGGCCGCAGCCTCGTTCGTCCGGTAGTTGACGACGACGATCCCGCCTTCGGCGGCGAAGGCCTTCGCGATCGCCGCCCCGATGCCGCGGCTCGCGCCGGTGACGAGGATGGCCCTGTCGCGGAATTTCACGGTGCGTTGTCCTTCGCGGGGATCAGGTCGCTCTTCACCACCGTCTTCATGTCGATCTGGCGGCTGACCAGACCGAGGCTGCGGAAGGTGTCGGCGCCCTTCTGCAGGGCATCGAGATCGAAGCGGCCGAGGCCCTCGCGCTCCGTCGTCGCCGAGACGCTCGAGGCATTGCGCAGCTTGATGATCTCGAGATTGACCGCCTCGTCACGGCCATTGATGGCGCGGGTGACGGCGATGCGCGCCGCTTCTTCCGGCTTGGCGATCATCCAGGTGGCGGAATCGCGATAGGCGGCGATGAAGCGCTTCAGCAGCGGCTTGTTCTGCTCGTAATAGCTTTCCTTCACGACGAAGATGTCGCTCGGCAGGTTGAGCTGGTCGCGGACCTCGATGACGTTGGCCTCGCCGAGTCCCTTGGCGCGGGCGACGAGCAGGCCGGTATCGGTCGCGGCGGTGGCGTCGACCTGCCCCTGCATCAGCGGCGCGAAATTGAGCAGGCCGGTGGGCTGGACCGTGACGTCCTTCTCGCCGAGGCCGACCTGATGCAGCAGCACGAGCAGGTTCTGATAGGTGCCGCTGGCGAGGCTGTAGACGCCGATGCGCTTGCCCTTGAGATCGGCGGCCGTGCGGATGCCGCTGCTCTTCAGCGCGACGACGTTGAAGACGTTCTGCGGATAGATGTTGTAGATCGCGACGAGCTTCTCGCCCTTGTCGAGCGCGATATAGAGCGCGGCCGGATCGGTGAAGGCGATGTCCGCCTGCCCCGCGAGCATGTTCTGCAAGGCAGCGCCGCCGCCATTGCCGGGGATATAGTCGAGCGCGATGCCCTTGGCCTTGAAGAAGCCCTTGTCCGGCTCGGCCAGCAGGTTGGTGATCTCGCTGATCGGCTGGCTCCAGCCGGCGACGGTGACCTTGTCCAGCGCCTGCGCGCTTACGGGCGCGACGGCCAGCCACGATAGGGCAAGAGCGAGGAGGGCAGGCAAAGCGCGCATGGGTATTCAGCCTTTCGAGAAGCGATGCAGGACGCGGCGCTCGATCAGGCGCACGGCCTCGTAGAGCAGCATTCCAAGGGCGATGATGACGATGAAGAGCGCGAAGATCAGGCTCGAATCCATCACGCTCTGCGCGGCGATGATCGAGGCGCCGAGCCCGGTGCGCCCCCCGATGAACTCGCCGACGACCGCGCCGACCAGTGCCAGCACGACCGCGACGCGCAGGCCCGCCATGATGACGGGCAGCGCCGCCGGCAGCTTGAGGCGCAGCAGGGTCTGGAGGCGGCCGGCGCCGAGCATGCGGAAGAGCTCGCGCCGGGAGGCATCGACCTCGCTGATGCCGGTCAGCGTGTTTTCCATCAGCGGGAAGAAGCAGATCAGCGCGGTGATGACGACGGTCGGCGTCATGCCGAAGCCGAACCAGATGATGAAGAGCGGCCCGAGCGCGAGCTTCGGCACGAGCTGGCTCGCCAGTACATAGGGCCGCAGCAGGCGGCTCAGCGCCGGGAATTCCGCCAGCAGGATGCCGGTGCCGAGCCCGACGACGGCACCGATGCCGAGGCCCAGCGCCATTTCCGTGGCCGTTATCGCCAGATGCGGCCAGAGCCGCCCGGTCATGATCTCGCTCCACAGCGTCGCGAGCACGGCCGAGGGGGGCGGCAAAACGAGCGGCGACAGCCCGCCGAACCGGCACCAGGCTTCCCAACCGGCGATCAGGACGATGAGCAGCAGGAGCGAGGGCAGGCGGGCGATCATGCCGCCGGCCTCCGGCTGACGGCGGCTGCGCCGTCCATTGCGTCGCGCAATTCGCGGCAGGCGGCGATGAAGCCGGGCGCATAGCGCATGTCGCGATGGCGCGGGCGGGCCAGCTCGATCCGGCGCACATGCGTCACGCGGCCGGCCGCCATCACCGCGACCGTATCGGCGAGATAGACGGCCTCGCCGATATCATGGGTGACGAAGAGCGCGGTGGTGCCGTTGAGCGCGCAGAGCCGCAGCAGGTCGTCCTGCAATTCCTCGCGCGTCAGGGCGTCGAGCGCGGCAAAGGGCTCGTCGAGGAGGAGCAGGTCGGGATTGCCGACCAGCGCGCGGGCAACCGCGACGCGGCTCTGCTGGCCGCCGGAGAGCTCGGCCGGCCGGCGCATCGCAAAATCGGCGAGGCCGACACGCTCCAGCAGGTCGAGCGCGGCATCCTTGTCAGCGATTGTCGGGCGGCGCTTCAGCGAGACCGGCAGCAGGACGTTGTCGAGGGCGCTCAGCCAGTCGAGCAGCGTCGGCGCCTGGAAGACGAAGCCGGCGCGCAGGCTCGGGCCGGTCAGCGCCTCGCCGCCGATGCGGACCGTGCCTTCGGTCGGCATCAGCAGGCCGGCGGCGAGCTTGAGCAAGGTGGTCTTGCCGCAGCCGCTGCGGCCGAGCAGGCAATGGATCTCGCCGCGCGGGATCGTCCAGTCGACCGCGTCGACGACGGCCGGGCCGCTCGCGGCATAGCGATAGCTGGCGCGCTCGATGGTGACGAAGCCGGACCTGTGCGGTTCAGTCGACATAGGGCGCGAACCCTTCTGCCGCGGTTTCCGCCGATTGTTCGATCTCGGTGAAGGTGACGAGGTCGAGCAGGCTGAAGCGTCCGTCATGATGCCAGCCGGCCTCCGGCGCGGTCATGCGGCCGAGCGGGGCGATGCGGCTGACACCGATTGCGCCCAGTTGCTCGGAAAGCCGGAACAACCGCTCCGGCGAGGCTGCGACGCCGGCCGTCTGCAGGAAGCTGCGATAGGGCGCGACGAGGGCAGGGACATCGTCGAGGCTCTCGACTGTGACGAGCTTGAGCGTGCGGTTGAGCCCGGTCGGACTCAGGGCTTCCGGCGTCTCGACATGGACGACGCTCCAGGCATCGGTGGGGTCGCCGAGAAGGTTGGCCGTGCCGTCCATCGCGCGGGTTTCCTGCGCCGCGCGCCATGACACGATCGAGGCGGCTTCGCCCTGTGAAAGAGCGCGGCGCGGATGGCGAGAGGCGAGGGCGGCAAGCTCCTGCGCGACGTAGCGGGCGAACTCTGTGGGATCGACTCGCCCGCCGCGCTCGATGAAGAGCATCTGCGGCGAGTAGCAGCCTTGCTGCTCGTAGCGGGTGACGTCATGGGCCGCGAGGCGGGCGAGGGCAGGGGCCTTGCGGCTGTCGAGCGCCTCGCGTGCAATCACGCCGAAGCCGATCTTGTGGCCATGCGGCAGGAAGCGCGTGGTGATCGGCAGCTTGGCGCGCAGCGCCGTCAGGGTCTTGTTGCCGCCATACGTCATGACGGTTTCGGCCTCGCGCAGGAAGATCGGCTCGGTGGTCGCCTCGCCGCCCTTCCACCAGGTGATGGCGAGGCATTCGCCGATCTCGGGATCGACCTCTGCGAGCAGGCTGGCGAACCATCCGGCCGTCAGCGGCTCGGCCGAGGCGAGCTTGCCGATGCTGCCGGCCTTGACCAGCAATCCGCAGATCAGGCTCCAGAGCGAGAGCGCCGGGACATTGCCGGCCCAGACATGCAGCAGGAGCTGCGGACCATGAGCGCGCAGATAACCGCCCTTGGGCGTCGGCTGGAAACCGTCGAGCACGGCGGGATTGGCGAAATCCTCCGCCAGGAAGCGCTGGAGCTGCGGCTTGCGGAAGGTCTTGAGATAGCCGGTCAGGCCGAGGCGCACCGTCTCGCGATCATAGCCGGTGACGATCGGCAACAGGTGCTCGGCCTTGCGCCGCAGCGGGTGCGTGCGATCGAGCAGGCGCGCGATGGCGGCATCGATCGCGGCGACGATGCGGGCCGTCTCCATCCGCTTCAGCCGGGCGCGGGCATTGTCGCGCACATGCGCGCAGAGCGTTGCCGCCTGCGCTTCGTCGAGTTCCGGCAGCGCGATGACGGCACTCTCGCCCCAGGCGCTGTGGCTGACTTCGCGCCAGCGCAGTGCTTCGCGATTCAGGCCCGGCAGGTGGCCCGCATGCTCGATCACCGTGGTCAGCCCCGTGCTGCCGCGAGGAATTCGGCGACCGCGACCGAGCAGCCCTTCGAGGCCTCGCCATCGACGCGGCCGAGCAGCTTGAACCCGCCGGGCACGATCTCGCCGGCATCCTCGGTCAGGATCGCCGCGACGCAGTTGAAATGGGCGAGGTCGTGATGGACGATCACGCCGCGCTGGCCTTGAGGCAGGTCAGCCCCGGTCAGCGGATCGACCACGCGGCTGCGGATCCAGTGTGGTCCGGATTTCACGGACGGGCAGACGGCGTTGCCGTCGTCATAGAGCTGCGAGCTGAGCTCAGTCATCCCGTACATGTTGATGCAGGACGCGCGCGGCACGCCGAAGGCGCTGGCGAGCCCGTCATAGAACTCGTCCGGTCCCAACTCGCGCGACTGGCCCTTGAAACCGCCGGTATCGAGGATGCGGCTGCCTTCCGGCAGGGCGAAGCGCCGGCCGCTCGCGGCGAGCGCGTCCAGCACGGGCACGAAGGAATAGCTCGCGCCAAGCAGGGCGTAGGGCTCGCCGCTTGTCTCCGCTTGCTCCAGCGCCGACAGAAGCCCGTCCAGGTCGAGCCCGGCCGAATTGATGAAGGTCTCGGAATCCGCCGTGCCGCATTCGCGCTTGGCGAGTGAGAGATAGGTGGCGAGCGAAGAATTCGGCAGCTCCGTCTCGTTCGGGAAGAGAATGCCCATGCGGATGCGCTCGCGGCCCTGCATGAAGCGCGCGCGGAAATTCACCAGCATCGAGCGCTTCCAGACGTCGAGCGTCGGGTGATAGCTGCGGCCGCGAATGCCTTGCGTCGTGCCGCTGGTCATGAAGACGTGGCTTGCCTGCTCAGGCGGGCTGCAACTCAGCGTCAGGTCCTTGAAGGCGGTGATCGGTACGGCCGGGATAGCGCGCCAGTGCCGGACGGAAAGCGGCGTGCGGCCGCGCTGCAGGCAGAAGCGCTTATAGGGCTCGTTGTTGCGGAACTGATAGGCGAAGACCTTGAGCGCCATCGCCTCGAATTCGGCTTCCGACGCGTCGGGAAGCGCGATGAACGCCGATAGCGCCGCGATGATCTCGGCTTGCGTCACTTAAACCCACTCCGTTCGGACGCGCGGCCAGGCCGGGAGCGTCGATCGCTGGAGGATCACGAGCGCAAGCTGGAATCAGGGCCTGTGACGGCCGCATGTCCCGCATCCCTACGCCGGTATGATCCGGATCAGGTTCGGAGGGTCACCGCGTTGCTTGGGCTCGAAAGCCCGGCCGGCGGAATCTCAGCCTCCTAGCGAGGCCCCCCTGGGAACGGATGCAGATGACGAGCGGCGGGCCCCGCTGTCAAGCGATAACGATACGACGTCACGGCGATGGCAGAGATCGACGCGGCGGGCCGTCGGGAAGAAGCCAATTCCGGTTTTGCGGGGATTGCGCTATGCCGCACATGCGAACAGCAATCCACGAGTTGCCATGAAGAGGCGGCTCCAGGGAGTGACCGATGAAGATCGTAATGGTTGGGTCTGGCTATGTGGGGTTGGTCTCCGGGGCTTGCTTTGCGGATTTCGGGCATGACGTGGTGTGCGTCGACAAGGTCGAGGCCAAGGTCGCGGCGCTGAAGCGCGGCGAGATCCCGATCTTCGAGCCCGGCCTGTCGGAACTGGTGCGCAGCAACGCGGCGGCGGGGCGCCTGTCCTTCACCACCGATCTCGCCGGGCCCGTCGCGGACGCGGATGCGGTGTTCATCGCGGTCGGCACGCCCTCGCGCCGCGGCGACGGCTTCGCCGATTTGTCCTATGTCTATGCCGCGACCCGCGAGATCGCCGGGGCGATCCAACGGAAACGGCGGCAACAACGGCAACGGGAATGGGAACAGCGGGAACGGCAACGGAAACGGGGGCAACAACGGCAACGGGAATGGGAACAACGGGAACGGCAACGGAAACGGGGGCAACAACGGCACCGGGAATGGGACCAACGGGAACGGCAACGGAAACGGGGGCAACAACGGCACCGGGAATGGGACCAACGGGAACGGCAACGGAAACGGGGGCAACAACGGCACCGGGAATGGGACCAACGGGAACGGCAACGGAAACGGGGGCAACAACGGCAACGGGAATGGGAACAACGGGAACGGCGGCAACAACGGGAACGGGAACAACGGGAACGGCAACGGAAACGGCAAGAAGTAGCCAGGCTGGCTTCCGGCGCACGGGGGAAGAAGATGTCGCGTCTGCGTATCCACCTGCTGGTCGGGATCGTGCTCTCTGCCCTCGTGCTGTCAGGCGGGCATGGCTGGCTACGGGAACGACTGATCGATCTGCGCTACGGTCTGCTGACCCGGC
Protein-coding sequences here:
- a CDS encoding ABC transporter permease, which gives rise to MIARLPSLLLLIVLIAGWEAWCRFGGLSPLVLPPPSAVLATLWSEIMTGRLWPHLAITATEMALGLGIGAVVGLGTGILLAEFPALSRLLRPYVLASQLVPKLALGPLFIIWFGFGMTPTVVITALICFFPLMENTLTGISEVDASRRELFRMLGAGRLQTLLRLKLPAALPVIMAGLRVAVVLALVGAVVGEFIGGRTGLGASIIAAQSVMDSSLIFALFIVIIALGMLLYEAVRLIERRVLHRFSKG
- a CDS encoding acyl-CoA reductase codes for the protein MIEHAGHLPGLNREALRWREVSHSAWGESAVIALPELDEAQAATLCAHVRDNARARLKRMETARIVAAIDAAIARLLDRTHPLRRKAEHLLPIVTGYDRETVRLGLTGYLKTFRKPQLQRFLAEDFANPAVLDGFQPTPKGGYLRAHGPQLLLHVWAGNVPALSLWSLICGLLVKAGSIGKLASAEPLTAGWFASLLAEVDPEIGECLAITWWKGGEATTEPIFLREAETVMTYGGNKTLTALRAKLPITTRFLPHGHKIGFGVIAREALDSRKAPALARLAAHDVTRYEQQGCYSPQMLFIERGGRVDPTEFARYVAQELAALASRHPRRALSQGEAASIVSWRAAQETRAMDGTANLLGDPTDAWSVVHVETPEALSPTGLNRTLKLVTVESLDDVPALVAPYRSFLQTAGVAASPERLFRLSEQLGAIGVSRIAPLGRMTAPEAGWHHDGRFSLLDLVTFTEIEQSAETAAEGFAPYVD
- a CDS encoding ABC transporter ATP-binding protein is translated as MSTEPHRSGFVTIERASYRYAASGPAVVDAVDWTIPRGEIHCLLGRSGCGKTTLLKLAAGLLMPTEGTVRIGGEALTGPSLRAGFVFQAPTLLDWLSALDNVLLPVSLKRRPTIADKDAALDLLERVGLADFAMRRPAELSGGQQSRVAVARALVGNPDLLLLDEPFAALDALTREELQDDLLRLCALNGTTALFVTHDIGEAVYLADTVAVMAAGRVTHVRRIELARPRHRDMRYAPGFIAACRELRDAMDGAAAVSRRPAA
- a CDS encoding ABC transporter substrate-binding protein — translated: MRALPALLALALSWLAVAPVSAQALDKVTVAGWSQPISEITNLLAEPDKGFFKAKGIALDYIPGNGGGAALQNMLAGQADIAFTDPAALYIALDKGEKLVAIYNIYPQNVFNVVALKSSGIRTAADLKGKRIGVYSLASGTYQNLLVLLHQVGLGEKDVTVQPTGLLNFAPLMQGQVDATAATDTGLLVARAKGLGEANVIEVRDQLNLPSDIFVVKESYYEQNKPLLKRFIAAYRDSATWMIAKPEEAARIAVTRAINGRDEAVNLEIIKLRNASSVSATTEREGLGRFDLDALQKGADTFRSLGLVSRQIDMKTVVKSDLIPAKDNAP